Proteins from one Deinococcus actinosclerus genomic window:
- a CDS encoding class I SAM-dependent RNA methyltransferase, with amino-acid sequence MSDALLTLEIEKLVAGGLGLARDESGVVLVRGALPGEQVTARVRSGKGVRQGVTVEVLRRSPDRVDGPDLPTADLAHASYEAQLGFKRAFVEEALSRIAKVRHGVAATVPSPQEWGYRNTAQYLVTPQGLAYRERRGSDPLVVRADPLVMPEIQAVLDRIDPERLDPATEVAFRASRLTGEVVAAVIGAGEPKAFLRASDHLMEAGVVGVSLAQPAGRRFSAGVRLIAGEGEITEQFGEVQVRVSATGFAQVNPEAAGLAYRRATQLAGEGEHAVDLYGGAGAIGRHLAKHFRRVTVLDSSAEALARGRQDVANTGEGNVTFRNGDAARFSELGTDVIVVDPPRAGLEEAARDHIHASTADRLVYVSCDPATWARDVGDLVRRGWKLGEVVPHDFYPQTSHVEIVSVLNR; translated from the coding sequence ATGTCGGACGCACTGCTTACGCTGGAAATCGAGAAACTTGTAGCCGGGGGGCTGGGGCTGGCCCGGGACGAGTCCGGCGTGGTGCTGGTCCGGGGGGCGCTGCCGGGCGAGCAGGTCACGGCGCGGGTGCGCAGCGGGAAGGGCGTGCGCCAGGGCGTGACGGTGGAGGTGCTGCGCCGCAGCCCGGACCGCGTGGACGGCCCGGACCTGCCCACGGCGGATCTGGCGCACGCGAGTTACGAGGCGCAGCTGGGCTTCAAGCGGGCGTTCGTGGAGGAGGCCCTGAGCCGCATCGCGAAGGTGCGGCATGGGGTGGCGGCGACGGTGCCCAGCCCGCAGGAGTGGGGCTACCGGAACACCGCGCAGTACCTCGTGACCCCGCAGGGCCTCGCGTACCGCGAGCGGCGCGGCAGTGATCCGCTGGTGGTGCGCGCAGACCCGCTGGTGATGCCGGAGATTCAGGCGGTGCTGGACCGCATCGATCCCGAGCGGCTGGACCCGGCGACCGAGGTGGCGTTCCGTGCGAGTCGCCTGACCGGGGAGGTCGTGGCGGCCGTGATCGGTGCGGGGGAACCGAAGGCGTTCCTGCGGGCCAGTGATCACCTGATGGAGGCCGGGGTGGTGGGCGTGAGTCTGGCGCAGCCGGCGGGTCGGCGGTTCAGTGCGGGCGTGCGGTTGATCGCGGGTGAGGGGGAGATCACCGAGCAGTTCGGGGAGGTGCAGGTGCGGGTGTCCGCGACGGGCTTCGCGCAGGTGAACCCGGAGGCGGCGGGTCTCGCATACCGCCGGGCGACGCAGCTGGCCGGTGAGGGCGAGCACGCGGTGGACCTGTACGGGGGCGCGGGGGCGATTGGTCGTCACCTCGCCAAGCACTTCCGGCGGGTGACGGTGCTGGACTCGTCCGCCGAGGCGCTGGCGCGCGGGCGGCAGGACGTGGCGAACACCGGTGAGGGGAACGTGACGTTCCGCAACGGGGACGCGGCGCGCTTCAGCGAGCTGGGCACGGACGTGATCGTGGTGGACCCGCCGCGCGCGGGGCTGGAGGAGGCGGCGCGGGATCACATTCACGCGAGCACCGCCGACCGGCTGGTGTACGTGTCGTGCGACCCGGCGACCTGGGCGCGGGACGTCGGCGATCTGGTGCGGCGCGGCTGGAAGCTGGGCGAGGTGGTCCCGCATGACTTCTACCCGCAGACGAGTCACGTGGAGATCGTGAGCGTCCTGAACCGCTGA
- a CDS encoding 4'-phosphopantetheinyl transferase superfamily protein has translation MIVAVGHDLIEISRIRRMLEREGRRAEKLFAPTELEYCARLTDPAPSLAARFAAKEAFQKVWPRPHGWRDVWVQRDRTPGGPFPFAPPVLGFAPDIADELSERGWVAHLTLTHTKEHASAVVILEARRGPA, from the coding sequence ATGATCGTCGCCGTGGGGCATGACCTGATCGAGATCAGCCGCATCCGGCGCATGCTCGAGCGCGAGGGCAGACGCGCCGAGAAGCTCTTCGCGCCCACCGAACTCGAGTACTGCGCGCGCCTGACGGACCCCGCCCCCAGCCTCGCCGCGCGCTTCGCCGCCAAGGAAGCCTTCCAGAAGGTCTGGCCGCGCCCGCACGGCTGGCGGGACGTGTGGGTGCAGCGCGACCGCACCCCGGGCGGCCCCTTCCCGTTCGCGCCGCCCGTGCTGGGCTTCGCGCCCGACATCGCCGACGAACTGAGCGAACGCGGCTGGGTGGCGCACCTGACCCTGACGCACACCAAGGAACACGCCTCGGCGGTCGTGATCCTGGAGGCGCGTCGAGGTCCCGCCTGA
- a CDS encoding HepT-like ribonuclease domain-containing protein has protein sequence MPAAEPLFPDLRLPTIAGALREARPLWEALGVAQVRVFGSVARGEAGPNSDIDVLIEFQPGPARGLLDLMRVRDVFEGVLNRRVDVMTPGALRPPLRGEILADAVDVMAVPEPAPRSHRPKRWRWRVFDLLAAIDRIVAFTDRHSLTTFERDEVVRDAVLHNLARLGETTKFIPQSVQDRHPEVPWVLLRDIRNTVAHDYFGIEPGLIWHTARVDLPALRPALQALADGHDTDSG, from the coding sequence ATGCCCGCCGCCGAGCCGCTGTTCCCGGACCTCCGCCTGCCGACCATCGCGGGGGCGCTGCGGGAGGCGCGGCCGCTGTGGGAGGCGCTGGGCGTGGCGCAGGTGCGGGTGTTCGGGTCCGTCGCGCGCGGCGAGGCCGGGCCGAACAGCGACATCGACGTGCTGATCGAGTTCCAGCCCGGTCCGGCGCGGGGCCTGCTGGACCTGATGCGGGTGCGGGACGTGTTCGAGGGGGTGCTGAACCGCCGGGTGGACGTCATGACCCCCGGGGCGCTGCGCCCACCGCTGCGTGGGGAGATCCTCGCGGACGCGGTGGACGTCATGGCGGTGCCGGAGCCCGCGCCGCGCTCGCACCGGCCCAAACGCTGGCGCTGGCGGGTGTTCGACCTGCTGGCGGCCATAGACCGGATCGTGGCGTTCACGGACCGGCACTCGCTGACGACCTTCGAGCGGGACGAGGTGGTGCGCGACGCCGTGCTGCACAATCTGGCGCGGCTGGGCGAGACCACGAAGTTCATTCCCCAGAGCGTGCAGGACCGCCATCCGGAGGTGCCGTGGGTGCTGCTGCGCGACATCCGGAACACGGTCGCGCACGACTACTTCGGGATCGAGCCGGGCCTGATCTGGCACACGGCGCGCGTGGACCTCCCGGCGCTGCGGCCCGCGCTCCAGGCCCTGGCGGACGGCCACGATACGGACTCCGGTTGA
- the cax gene encoding calcium/proton exchanger encodes MFMKALLAFIPISLVLKYGVHAPPMWIFFTAVLAIVPLADWLRKATEHVAVHAGPTIGGLLNVTFGNMAELIIAIFILISGNTQVVKAQITGSIIGNALLGLGLAIVAAGFVKGGGRQKFNAANAGQLSAMLFLTVITLTLPAIFDYTEQLPAFAAEAGTRANLDERLSIGVAILLIVVYLLNLVYTLVTHKDVFAAPEGEAGHGHGPENPWSLPVALGVLLGGTALIALESEMLSGALEATASTLGLSEFFLGIIVLAIVGNFAEYLAAVYFARKGQMDLAVNIGLGATIQVALLTAPLLVIIGALLGHPMNLVFSSPLELIAIIAVALIVTSVTKDGETTWFEGVLLIAVYIALALAFYFVTPRGAEEAGLILRALGA; translated from the coding sequence ATGTTCATGAAAGCCCTGCTGGCGTTCATCCCGATCAGCCTCGTGCTGAAGTACGGCGTGCACGCCCCGCCCATGTGGATCTTCTTCACGGCCGTGCTGGCGATCGTGCCGCTGGCCGACTGGCTGCGCAAGGCCACCGAGCACGTCGCCGTGCACGCCGGACCCACCATCGGCGGGCTGCTGAACGTCACCTTCGGGAACATGGCGGAACTGATCATCGCGATCTTCATCCTGATCAGCGGGAACACGCAGGTCGTGAAGGCGCAGATCACCGGGTCGATCATCGGGAACGCGCTGCTGGGGCTGGGCCTCGCGATCGTCGCGGCGGGCTTCGTCAAGGGCGGCGGGCGGCAGAAGTTCAACGCCGCGAACGCCGGGCAGCTGTCCGCCATGCTGTTCCTGACGGTCATCACCCTGACCCTCCCGGCAATCTTCGACTACACCGAGCAGCTGCCCGCCTTCGCCGCCGAGGCGGGCACCCGGGCGAACCTCGACGAGCGCCTGAGCATCGGCGTGGCCATCCTGCTCATCGTCGTGTACCTCCTGAACCTCGTGTACACCCTGGTCACCCACAAGGACGTGTTCGCCGCCCCCGAGGGCGAGGCCGGGCATGGGCACGGCCCGGAGAACCCCTGGTCGCTGCCGGTCGCGCTGGGCGTCCTGTTGGGCGGCACCGCCCTGATCGCCCTGGAATCCGAGATGCTCTCCGGCGCGCTGGAAGCCACCGCGAGCACCCTGGGCCTCAGCGAGTTCTTCCTGGGGATCATCGTGCTGGCCATCGTCGGGAACTTCGCCGAATACCTCGCCGCCGTGTACTTTGCCCGCAAGGGCCAGATGGACCTCGCCGTGAACATCGGCCTGGGCGCCACCATCCAGGTCGCGCTGCTCACCGCGCCGCTGCTGGTCATCATCGGCGCGCTGCTCGGGCACCCCATGAACCTCGTGTTCAGCTCCCCGCTGGAACTCATCGCGATCATCGCCGTGGCCCTGATCGTCACGAGCGTGACCAAGGACGGGGAGACCACCTGGTTCGAGGGCGTGCTGCTCATCGCGGTGTACATCGCCCTGGCGCTGGCGTTCTACTTCGTCACGCCGCGCGGCGCGGAGGAGGCCGGACTGATCCTGCGGGCCCTGGGCGCGTAA
- a CDS encoding aldo/keto reductase, which yields MTFLPAEAPRLGLGLAALGRPGYINLGHGADLADRSVDGLRAQAWAVLDAAWAAGVRYFDAARSYGLGEAFLGGWLAARGLGPGSGVRVGSKWGYTYVADWRPDALTHEVKTHDLPTLTRQWPETLAALGRTPDAYLIHSATLDSGVLENRRVLGRLAELAASGVRVGLSTSGPAQADTLHCALAVGVDGVSPFSVVQATWNVLDPSAGAALAEAHAAGWTVVVKEGVANGRLTAHGLTGRGDVPAPLARLAHEHGVTPDAIALAAVLAQPWADVVLSGASTTGQLAQNLAALRLTLPADTLRALAQPPAGYWAARAALPWQ from the coding sequence ATGACCTTCCTTCCTGCTGAGGCGCCCCGACTGGGGCTGGGACTGGCGGCGCTGGGGCGCCCCGGGTACATCAATCTCGGCCACGGCGCGGACCTCGCGGACCGCAGCGTGGACGGGCTGCGTGCGCAGGCGTGGGCAGTGCTGGACGCCGCGTGGGCGGCGGGCGTGCGGTACTTCGACGCGGCGCGCAGTTACGGGCTGGGCGAGGCGTTCCTGGGTGGCTGGCTGGCCGCGCGCGGGCTCGGGCCGGGGTCGGGCGTGCGGGTGGGCAGCAAGTGGGGGTACACGTACGTCGCGGACTGGCGCCCGGACGCGCTGACGCACGAGGTGAAGACCCACGATCTGCCCACGCTGACGCGGCAGTGGCCGGAGACCCTGGCGGCACTGGGGCGCACCCCGGACGCGTACCTGATCCACTCGGCGACGCTGGACTCCGGCGTGCTGGAGAACCGGAGGGTGCTGGGGCGACTGGCGGAACTGGCCGCGTCGGGCGTGCGGGTGGGCCTGTCCACCAGTGGCCCTGCGCAGGCCGACACGCTGCACTGCGCGCTGGCGGTGGGGGTGGACGGCGTGAGCCCCTTCAGCGTGGTGCAGGCCACCTGGAACGTGCTGGACCCCTCGGCGGGCGCGGCGCTGGCCGAGGCGCACGCGGCCGGCTGGACGGTCGTGGTGAAGGAGGGCGTGGCGAATGGCCGCCTGACCGCCCACGGCCTGACCGGTCGGGGGGACGTGCCCGCGCCCCTGGCCCGGCTGGCCCACGAGCACGGCGTCACACCGGACGCCATCGCCCTGGCGGCGGTGCTGGCGCAACCCTGGGCGGACGTGGTGCTCAGCGGGGCCAGCACGACCGGGCAGCTGGCGCAGAACCTCGCCGCGCTGCGCCTGACCCTCCCGGCAGACACGCTGCGGGCACTGGCCCAGCCGCCGGCCGGGTACTGGGCGGCCCGCGCCGCGCTGCCCTGGCAGTAG
- a CDS encoding RidA family protein gives MRQNISSGSPWEAKIGYARAVKVGNVVHVSGTTATVNGEVVGEGDPAEQTRAVLGIIRRALETAGARLEDVVRTRIYVTDIRQWEEIGLAHGEVFGDIRPATTMVQVAALIDPLHLVEIEAEAILP, from the coding sequence ATGCGGCAGAACATCAGCAGCGGCAGCCCCTGGGAAGCGAAGATCGGATACGCCCGCGCCGTCAAGGTCGGGAACGTGGTGCACGTCAGCGGCACGACCGCCACCGTGAACGGCGAGGTCGTCGGCGAGGGCGACCCCGCCGAGCAGACCCGCGCGGTCCTCGGCATCATCCGCCGCGCCCTGGAAACCGCCGGGGCGCGTCTGGAAGACGTGGTGCGCACCCGCATCTACGTGACCGACATCCGCCAGTGGGAGGAGATCGGCCTCGCGCACGGCGAGGTCTTCGGCGACATCCGCCCCGCCACCACCATGGTGCAGGTCGCCGCGCTGATCGACCCGCTGCACCTCGTGGAAATCGAGGCCGAGGCGATCCTTCCCTGA
- a CDS encoding dynamin family protein, which produces MLVSDRVQGLLSRERGLLGDVQAFLEAQGAPPEVIGHARQALRNLDEAFLLVVVGEFNAGKSSFVNALLGAAVLPEGVTPTTDRIYVLVHGEQPGQMEPTADPFVSRLTYPLPSLEGVALVDTPGTNAIVRQHQTLTEGFLPRADLVLFLTSADRPFTESERQFLELAARWGRGVIMVVNKADLLETAEQREQVRAFVETGARGVLGLTPPVLLISARGEQRGGDAGFAALRSLLQARLSETERTRLKLLSPLNTASQLLSGEVTRADAARATLGDDLRVLGDLEAQRATHGETMLGELDGQLNRVARLLSEFEVRADRFIDARLRFSNLRGLLNSRELEEDFRREAVADLPEAIDRQFGTMIDRFVEANLHFWEDVQAFLIRRQPSQEVARTRFSYDRAALLDGIAGSAREHLATTTEQELARNLSRDAEDAMKGVIGGLAGGVGIGAGIGALVGASALDFTGGILAGLTLGSLGLFVLPNKRIQAHRQLRARVAELREALERIVRREFEREQDRADTRLHDAISPFTRFTRQEQARLDAARTRSGELRAELDALQAEVKALG; this is translated from the coding sequence ATGTTGGTATCGGATCGGGTGCAGGGGCTGCTGTCGCGTGAGCGGGGGCTGCTGGGGGACGTACAGGCGTTTCTGGAGGCCCAGGGTGCGCCGCCCGAGGTGATCGGCCACGCCCGGCAGGCGCTGCGCAATCTGGATGAGGCCTTCCTGCTGGTCGTGGTGGGTGAGTTCAATGCGGGCAAGAGTTCGTTCGTGAACGCTTTGCTGGGCGCGGCGGTGCTGCCGGAGGGTGTGACGCCCACCACGGACCGTATCTACGTGCTGGTGCATGGCGAGCAGCCGGGGCAGATGGAACCCACTGCCGATCCGTTCGTCAGTCGTCTGACCTATCCCTTACCCAGTCTGGAGGGCGTGGCGCTGGTAGACACGCCGGGCACGAACGCGATCGTGCGGCAGCATCAGACGCTGACGGAGGGGTTCCTGCCGCGCGCGGACCTCGTGCTGTTCCTGACGTCGGCGGACCGGCCGTTCACGGAGTCCGAACGGCAGTTCCTCGAGCTCGCGGCCCGCTGGGGGCGCGGCGTGATCATGGTCGTGAACAAGGCCGACCTGCTGGAAACCGCCGAGCAGCGCGAGCAGGTGCGCGCATTCGTGGAGACGGGCGCGCGGGGCGTGCTGGGCCTGACCCCGCCAGTGCTGCTGATCAGTGCGCGCGGCGAGCAGCGCGGCGGGGACGCGGGCTTCGCGGCGCTGCGGTCGCTGTTGCAGGCGCGCCTGTCGGAGACGGAACGCACCCGCCTGAAACTCCTGAGTCCGCTGAATACCGCCTCGCAGCTCCTGAGTGGTGAGGTCACCCGCGCCGACGCGGCCCGCGCCACGCTGGGCGACGACCTGCGCGTGCTGGGCGACCTGGAAGCGCAGCGGGCCACGCACGGCGAGACGATGCTGGGCGAACTGGACGGGCAACTGAACCGTGTCGCGCGCCTCCTGAGCGAGTTTGAGGTCCGCGCGGACCGCTTCATCGACGCGCGGCTGCGCTTCTCGAACCTGCGGGGTCTGCTGAACAGCCGCGAGCTGGAGGAGGACTTCCGGCGTGAGGCGGTCGCGGACCTGCCCGAGGCGATCGACCGGCAGTTCGGCACGATGATCGACCGCTTCGTGGAGGCGAACCTGCACTTCTGGGAGGACGTGCAGGCGTTCCTCATCCGCCGCCAGCCCAGCCAGGAGGTGGCCCGCACCCGCTTCTCGTACGACCGCGCCGCGCTGCTGGACGGCATCGCCGGGTCGGCCCGCGAGCACCTCGCGACGACGACTGAGCAGGAACTCGCGCGGAACCTCTCGCGGGACGCGGAGGACGCCATGAAGGGCGTGATCGGCGGTCTGGCGGGCGGCGTCGGGATCGGCGCGGGCATCGGCGCGCTCGTGGGGGCCAGCGCGCTGGACTTCACCGGGGGTATTCTGGCGGGCCTGACACTGGGCAGCCTGGGCCTGTTCGTCCTGCCGAACAAGCGCATCCAGGCGCACCGGCAGCTGCGCGCCCGCGTGGCGGAACTGCGCGAGGCGCTGGAGCGCATCGTGCGGCGCGAGTTCGAACGCGAGCAGGACCGCGCCGACACGCGCCTGCACGACGCGATCAGTCCCTTCACGCGCTTCACCCGGCAGGAGCAGGCGCGGCTGGACGCCGCCCGCACCCGCTCCGGTGAGCTGCGGGCCGAACTGGACGCCCTGCAGGCCGAGGTCAAGGCGCTGGGGTAA
- a CDS encoding pilus assembly FimT family protein — translation MISPKTSNWKINQGFTLLEVLLILSIFGILSSVGVYSLLNLRSPARDTARTVHSALMQLRSSAATNTQARRMVLNSDQTLSLQSSLSCSEADQSKWTTYETAVQLPDRIRGRPVTFTNNAVPLSGPNVIVCFTPRGQANSAANLTVADSRSSYTVQVALAGGVKTSAP, via the coding sequence ATGATCAGCCCGAAGACTTCAAACTGGAAAATCAACCAGGGGTTCACCCTCTTGGAAGTACTGCTAATTCTGTCCATATTCGGCATTCTGTCCAGTGTTGGCGTGTACAGCCTGCTGAACCTGCGTAGCCCTGCCCGTGATACAGCCCGCACCGTCCACTCTGCACTGATGCAGTTGCGCTCCAGCGCGGCCACCAACACCCAGGCGCGCCGCATGGTCCTGAACAGCGATCAGACTCTTAGTCTGCAAAGCTCCCTTTCTTGCAGCGAAGCCGATCAATCGAAATGGACCACTTACGAGACAGCCGTGCAGTTACCAGACAGGATCAGGGGGCGCCCTGTGACGTTCACCAACAATGCAGTGCCTCTTTCTGGTCCTAACGTCATCGTATGTTTCACGCCGCGCGGGCAGGCCAATTCGGCCGCCAACCTGACAGTCGCCGATTCACGCTCCAGCTACACCGTGCAGGTCGCGTTGGCGGGGGGTGTGAAGACCAGTGCACCGTGA
- a CDS encoding PilW family protein, whose protein sequence is MNKSGFTLVELLVGMALLAAVLLVASTVLSSSNQITEDDTARIMASQNVQAAADMIANDLRQAGENLELDLGISGVEFDNASQRLTIRRSIPPFTASQVGSATSYIGQKPARLPVCAVSGTSIQVVGPPPGSTTSTANCAYNTVSSSDPDDARVKTWRLYFASQGPQTALLYTPQSGSAPRLATVFVRSVGAIPSSSTPSAERRISVTIDGGVPSGYTVSSNTLLILIDERRYMRTANELRLAGNGQTDAEAQPVAFDVSQFDISANLVKPDETVTAVSSTGPWSRLKSIRLTLSGATGGLTRNKTRTFQATVFPRNVETARGGN, encoded by the coding sequence GTGAATAAATCCGGCTTCACCCTGGTCGAACTGCTGGTTGGCATGGCGCTGCTGGCTGCCGTGCTTCTGGTTGCTTCCACAGTCCTAAGCAGCTCCAATCAAATCACAGAAGATGACACGGCGCGTATCATGGCCAGCCAGAACGTACAGGCCGCCGCAGACATGATTGCGAACGATCTGCGTCAGGCTGGGGAGAACCTGGAACTAGACCTGGGCATCTCCGGAGTGGAGTTTGACAATGCCAGCCAGCGCCTGACCATTCGGCGCAGCATCCCGCCCTTTACCGCCTCTCAAGTCGGCAGTGCCACCAGTTACATAGGTCAGAAACCTGCTCGTCTCCCCGTGTGTGCGGTTTCCGGCACCAGTATTCAAGTGGTGGGCCCACCCCCTGGAAGCACGACATCTACTGCCAATTGCGCTTACAACACTGTATCGAGCAGCGACCCGGACGACGCGCGTGTCAAGACGTGGCGACTGTATTTCGCCTCTCAGGGCCCGCAGACCGCCTTGCTGTACACGCCGCAGAGCGGCTCGGCGCCACGGCTGGCCACCGTCTTCGTCCGGAGTGTGGGGGCTATACCCTCAAGTAGTACGCCCTCTGCTGAACGCCGCATCTCCGTGACGATTGATGGTGGCGTGCCGTCCGGCTATACCGTCAGCAGCAACACACTGCTGATCTTGATTGACGAGAGGCGCTACATGCGCACTGCCAACGAACTGAGACTGGCTGGCAACGGTCAGACGGATGCCGAAGCTCAGCCGGTGGCTTTCGACGTATCGCAGTTCGATATCAGCGCCAACCTGGTGAAACCCGACGAGACCGTGACTGCCGTGAGCAGCACTGGCCCCTGGAGTCGCCTGAAGTCCATTCGGCTCACGCTGAGCGGTGCGACGGGGGGACTCACTCGCAATAAGACGCGTACGTTCCAGGCCACTGTGTTTCCCCGCAACGTCGAAACGGCCCGAGGAGGCAATTGA
- a CDS encoding acyltransferase, whose protein sequence is MTWLKPVEIGQDAQATYNEFLRDLDARLSDPGTDRFELAAGVLSEIMYGRSVAQLRADAPLAALNVDARNVTFEAEYYMATDTEAFTRVKPLLWLWKNADLTPVGQNPVLGIPLRRVLAGHVFRRVGRDFKCWQNVEFSVGYNMEVGDDVVVHRHVLLDDIGGIELHDNASISDYVNVYSHTHSVLDGPDVTLRRTVIGRGARVTYHSTVLAGSVISDDAMLATHALLRGDIPPHGIAMGVPARTTRFKVREPQEVHVDSRSFVRAADRKANPEFPDPTPNQTRLPEEQEQPRPLVTGQG, encoded by the coding sequence GTGACGTGGCTCAAGCCGGTGGAGATTGGTCAGGACGCGCAGGCGACCTACAACGAGTTCCTGCGTGATCTGGACGCGCGCCTGTCGGATCCGGGCACGGACCGGTTCGAGCTGGCGGCCGGGGTGCTCTCGGAGATCATGTATGGGCGCTCCGTGGCGCAGCTCCGGGCGGACGCGCCGCTGGCGGCGCTGAATGTGGACGCGCGGAACGTGACGTTCGAGGCGGAGTACTACATGGCGACGGACACGGAGGCGTTCACGCGGGTCAAGCCGCTGCTGTGGCTGTGGAAGAACGCGGATCTGACGCCGGTGGGGCAGAATCCGGTGCTGGGCATTCCGCTGCGGCGGGTGCTGGCGGGGCACGTGTTCCGGCGGGTGGGGCGGGACTTCAAGTGCTGGCAGAACGTGGAGTTCAGCGTCGGGTACAACATGGAAGTCGGGGACGACGTGGTCGTGCACCGGCACGTGCTGCTGGACGATATCGGCGGGATCGAACTGCACGACAACGCCAGCATCAGCGATTACGTGAACGTGTACAGTCATACGCACAGCGTGCTGGACGGCCCGGACGTGACGCTGCGGCGCACGGTGATCGGCCGGGGCGCGCGGGTCACGTACCACTCGACGGTGCTGGCGGGCAGCGTGATCAGTGACGACGCGATGCTCGCGACGCACGCGCTGCTGCGCGGGGATATCCCGCCGCATGGGATCGCGATGGGCGTTCCGGCGCGAACCACACGCTTCAAGGTGCGTGAGCCGCAGGAGGTGCACGTGGATTCCCGGTCGTTCGTGCGGGCGGCGGACCGCAAGGCCAACCCGGAGTTCCCGGACCCCACGCCGAACCAGACGCGACTGCCGGAGGAGCAGGAGCAGCCGCGCCCACTGGTAACCGGGCAGGGCTGA
- a CDS encoding metal-dependent hydrolase — protein sequence MNIHFIGHSTFLLESGEHRLLIDPFIEGNPQATVTLAEAREWKLSAVLISHAHGDHWGNALDFARAGVPLIATAEIAGYAGKNGATQPVGMNIGGTYRAEWGSVTLTPAWHSSSFPDGTYGGMPTGLIIELGEKRVYFAGDTNLFSDMSLIGQRGLDAALLPIGDHYTMGPEEAARTLDLLKPKVAIPMHYGTFPPLTGDPAVFRREGEARGVDVRILKPGEHTTL from the coding sequence ATGAACATTCACTTCATCGGCCACAGCACCTTCCTCCTCGAGAGCGGCGAGCACCGCCTGCTCATCGATCCGTTCATCGAGGGCAACCCGCAGGCCACCGTCACGCTGGCAGAGGCGCGCGAGTGGAAGCTCAGCGCCGTGCTGATCAGTCACGCGCACGGCGACCACTGGGGCAACGCCCTGGACTTCGCCCGGGCCGGCGTGCCCCTGATCGCCACCGCCGAGATCGCCGGGTACGCCGGGAAGAACGGCGCGACCCAGCCGGTCGGCATGAACATCGGCGGCACCTACCGCGCCGAGTGGGGCAGCGTCACGCTCACGCCCGCGTGGCATTCGTCGTCCTTCCCGGACGGCACCTACGGCGGCATGCCCACCGGCCTGATCATTGAACTGGGGGAAAAACGCGTGTACTTCGCGGGCGACACCAACCTCTTCAGCGACATGAGCCTGATCGGCCAGCGCGGCCTGGACGCCGCCCTGCTGCCCATCGGCGACCACTACACCATGGGCCCCGAGGAAGCGGCCCGCACCCTCGACCTCCTGAAGCCGAAGGTGGCGATCCCCATGCACTACGGCACCTTCCCCCCGCTGACCGGCGACCCCGCCGTCTTCCGGCGTGAGGGCGAGGCGCGGGGCGTGGACGTGCGCATCCTGAAGCCCGGCGAGCACACCACGCTGTAA
- the cdaA gene encoding diadenylate cyclase CdaA has product MPPLGQVSVRDVLDILLVAFLVYQGYLLVAGTRAVNVVRGILVFAGVWVAAQLLNLTTLSYLLGRAGTVGIFALIVLFQPELRAVLERVGRPRGRDTGASGAALQDLARAMERLAERKTGALIAIERRTPLGEYAATGVSLDALVSVPFLEALFARNAPLHDGGVIIQGSRVIAAGCLFPLQSSDGTYRRYGTRHRAAIGLSELTDAVVLVVSEERGSMRVALGGRLGPDLTGAELREHLRTLVYDPAGYSPLPDPAPEVKA; this is encoded by the coding sequence ATGCCCCCGCTTGGACAGGTCAGTGTCCGGGACGTTCTGGACATCCTGCTGGTCGCGTTTCTGGTGTACCAGGGCTACCTGCTGGTCGCGGGCACGCGGGCCGTGAACGTGGTGCGCGGCATCCTGGTGTTCGCGGGGGTGTGGGTGGCCGCGCAGCTGCTGAACCTCACCACCCTGTCGTACCTGCTTGGCCGGGCGGGGACGGTGGGGATCTTCGCGCTGATCGTGCTGTTCCAGCCGGAACTGCGGGCTGTCCTGGAGCGGGTGGGTCGCCCGCGCGGGCGGGACACCGGCGCCAGCGGCGCGGCGCTGCAGGACCTGGCGCGCGCCATGGAACGCCTCGCGGAACGCAAGACGGGCGCGCTGATTGCCATCGAGCGCCGCACGCCGCTGGGCGAGTACGCCGCGACCGGCGTGTCGCTGGACGCGCTGGTCAGCGTGCCGTTCCTGGAGGCCCTGTTCGCCCGCAACGCGCCGCTGCATGACGGCGGCGTGATCATCCAGGGCTCGCGGGTCATCGCGGCCGGGTGTCTGTTTCCGCTGCAGTCCAGTGACGGCACGTACCGCCGCTACGGCACGCGGCACCGCGCGGCGATCGGCCTGTCGGAACTGACCGACGCGGTGGTACTGGTCGTCAGCGAGGAGCGCGGCAGCATGCGCGTGGCGCTGGGCGGGCGGCTGGGGCCGGATCTGACGGGCGCGGAGCTGCGCGAGCACCTGCGGACGCTGGTGTACGACCCGGCCGGGTACAGCCCCCTGCCGGACCCGGCGCCGGAGGTGAAGGCGTGA